GGAAGATGGACAACTCCGCGGCGGAAAGGCCGCGCTTTAAGCGATTGTCTTTCGTGCGTGTCGTTTCAAGAAAGAACTACGATCAAACCAGTATTTCTAGTATCTTCCGATTGTTCACGGAATTAACCAACGAATGTTATGGTTGTTTCAGTTTTGTTGGAGCGAGCACGTTTTCGCCAGGAAATTCGATTTTGGGTGGAGCGCGCGCGCGATAGAGGAACGAGTGGCAGATAAAAAAGAAGGTGAGCAAGATAACAAAAGAGGTAGAAGGTAAAAGTTGCTGTAAAGTCGCGCAAGAAACAAGTGGAGTTCACGATAGAGGGTGGTGAATGCGTGTAAATTGTGCGGGCAACGAGCAAAGTAAAaggcgcgagcgagcaaagAACCAGTCGCATGAATGAAGCCAGAGGACACGCAGAGTTGGCGAGGCagacagagaaagaggaaaACAGAGAGGGTTGCCAAGGATGGAAGGAGGTCAAGAGTGGAACGAGGAGAAACTGGTGAATGAACGAGAGTTGGATTCACTAACCTGCCAGTCCACGCAGTCCGGAAACCGACGAGCAACTGAGAGAGTTGCTGTCATCGGGTCGACTATTCGCCTTCCTTTCCACCCCCGCTTCCAGTAAACCCCTGCGTTTCATTCTCTCCCTACCTTTTCCATCCCTCCCCTCTAACTCCCTGTTGGCCCCTGTTGCACCCTCTTGCTCCCTCTTGCTTCATCTTTCTCCATCTCGCTTCTCTTTCTTCGCGAACTCTGCTCTCTTCCACGGTCTCTCCGTGGAGATTCGTGTTGCGTACTCTCCCATCTTCAACGTTCCCCGGATAAATTCGTTTTTCAATCTGCTTTTTCTGCTATTTCCATATGGGCACGATGCAACTGTTTCCGTTTCCTTGTCTCGTGGACGACAGTATcgggctagactgcggatctttatgcatttgtggctcctaaaaatgttcaaagaatGCTGGAATGTAAAACTCCACAGAATTTAACACGATCTTTACTTATTtaccgatttgaaaataaattccaatggttcaattttaaagaacacagctttattaatcaactaTATAGCGACCAttctttttacaattagaaaagaatggtgaccatataattatttttacactccgccgtgcagtacaaacttatgcaatcatccgaCACATCCGAGATAAAGCAgtataaaggctactaccactgaaaatcagATTTTACTTGTTCCCACTTTCTCGAAATTTGcctggaaaaattaaaaattgaataaacatccgcagtctagtattcGCTCGTCGAACTATCGAGCGCTGCGAATGCGACAAGGTTTGTCGCGACGCGCCAGGCCGGGTCGTTCAGACGAGTCGATTTTTGTAGGAAAGAAAATGTTCATTTGTATTTCCATTCCGCTCCTGGATCGTCCATGTTCCTCGAATACCAAAGATTCTCTCTGCGATACGAATTAGGGAAAGGATCTCTATGTGCACCTAATAACAGTTGAGAAAAACGAAGGTTCGAGGTCATGGTCCAAGTCTTATCACGGTACTCCTTCTCCGAGTTCGTGTTCGACGAGTCGCAGAAGCTTCTCAAAAGACTGTATCGTTATCTGTTCATCGACGATCCATTTATCGCGTGAACGACGAAGGAGAAGGGTGTCGAGAAGCGCGAGCTCGTTAGCCTTGCTCTTCGCCTGCGCAACAAGTTTCCCTCTGGGACTCGGAACCATTGTGGCTCGAACGAACAAACGCTTTCTTCCCTTGAATACGGTTTCGGCTGATAAACGAATCCTTGGACGGTTCGATCTTTCGTAGGATCGTTGAAGTTACAGGAGACCTGAAAGCATGAGCAACAGTTAGGATTATGTTAAAAACATTTGTAGGGAATACGGTCTGGGTCAGGCGAATCCTTGGACGGTTCGATCTTTCGTAGAATCGTTGAAGTTACGGGgaacctggaaaaacgagtaaGAGTTCGGATTATGTTAAAAACATTAGGAATACGGTCTGGGTCAGGCGAGTATCAATTTGTAGAGGAGAGAACGGTACTGGTTGGACCAATAGCGGTGTGCTGGAGTGCGGGAGACGGAAGAACAGCAGAGGCAGGGTTGGAACAGCACACGCACCTCGTTCCTCGTTAACCACCCACGGAATTTGAGTAATCGGGCTACCGTGGGAGATGCCCGCCCCTTGCTACCCTGCTGTTAACCGTTCCCGTTGCTGTGGCTCGGCATTTCAAGGCCCCTTCCCcgtttccaccgccgccaactaCCCCCAAGCGCTGTCACGGCAGTGCGGCTGCTGAATGAGCAAAAGTGGGGGTAACCGTCTCCTCTGAACTACCCACGCAATCGATAGCAGCCTTGGCGTTTCTACTGAATGGACTCTGCCCTCCATACGCTATAGGTACGAGTCTGCGTCGGTCGCGCTCCCTCCGATCCGATTCGATTCAATTCGATTCTAGCAAATCATGGAGCAAGCGTGTACACGTCCCTTTCTCCACAACCTCGTTTGTTCGTGTGGAGCCAAATCCCTTGGCTCCTTGGCCCCTTGGCCCATCGACATCACTCTATCGATTACTACGCCCTTGCGTTCCCCGCGATCTTGCGGGGAGCCGCTCTATCGATCCGGTCAACCGTATTACGGTTCATTCATAAATCTTTCCTGGTTTTCATTCGAATAGAGTCACCCGCGCTCTTTTCTTCTATAGATCGTCCCCCGTAAACTGCGCGGTTCTAGACACGAATCGAGCCCATTGAACCACCCTCTAGTCGAGACACTGTTCTCGCCCATTGATACCGTTTAACGCGGTACGGTTTACGGCGCAGcccctcgaaaacgttgccgCTACCACTAGCCTCCTACGCTTCAACCTCCGCCTCCGCCTCCGACGTTGGCGTCTATTCAATCGGTGGTAACAATAACGGTAACCGTTAGGTAAAGGCGCCAGTAATTGATCTCGTAGCAGTTGAGCACTTTTCAGGAAACAAGTGGGAAATGATATAATGTTTCTGGACGTGATCTTTTGGAAAAGGCAACCACTTGAACAGGCAAAACACGAAACATCTACCTACCCTGTTCCCAAATTAGATTTCTACGGTATTGTTTATAATGCCTCTTTCTTTTcgtggaaatatattctacttgTTATAAAATGTACGTTTGCAGAGAATTTTTCTTAACTGGTCAACTATTGGACTTTTACCTCGACGTATTGTCAATTACATagtaattttcatcgttttcaAGGATGACCAAAAGGTTAGCTTCGTTACACGATACGTGAGAAGTTCGAAAACAGCAATTTCACGCACAAAGTCTCTCTGTTCCATAAAAGATAAAAGGCATTCTATCGGTAGGTCAACTATTGAATCTCGACGTTCGACAGGTAGGGGATACGGGGATCGGACGACACACGAAAACCAAGCTTAAatagttaataaatttatttatgacaTTTCTGTTAAATACTGTACATTATTCCATTAGTTTTTAAATGCTTGAATACGTGTACGAATTAATTGCTAGCCACCACTAGACGTCTACGAGTGTTGTCTGTAAGCTATATAAATAGTGATACgcgattttcgagaaaattggtgTAGAGAGTTTTTCGGGTGATGATTCGTCGTTTAATTACATTTGCGAACCCGAATCGAATTTAGCCGAACGTGTTGCTGCGGTGTCGTCaaaaaacatatacatatatatatatatatatatatatatatatatatatatatatatgtatatataagtgTATGTGTACACAGCGTCCAAAACGTTGCGTTCAAACAACATGTCCATCCGCTACTTACGTTCTACGATTTCCTATGATACCGTAAATGGAGAGAGTAACTGAGACGAGAAGAATTCTATAAACGTACGGGTTATATTGCGAAAGATTGCAGAAACCTACTGGTTTTACAGTTATACAAGGTTCTTGCGGTTTATCAGACGTATCTATTCCCCTGGTTACCCTTTCCAATCTTGTACACCGCGGATCGTGATTTCTTAACGCGCGACGAGAACGTACTACACGCTTGTACGTATTCTATTCGATTCTATTCTACTTCGAGTTTAATTCCATTCCGTTCCTCCTTCGTTCTATCGTCCTCTCTCTTTTCGTCCCTTTAAAGTAATCAACTATAATGCACGATCAATCCGTAAATAATCTACGATCGCGTATTAACGTTTCCGGTTAATGGAACATTAATGTGTTTACACCAATATTGTTATGACGCGAGCGTACGATGTGTGAGTGCGAGTATGAGCGTGACCGTGTGATCGTGAGTCGAGAGAGTGTGGTTTAAAAGGGGGAATAAAAAAACGTCACGCGCGATTTCGTCGAGTAAATGTTGGTCCTTAACCACTGGTGGAAGATCATCTTTCGCTGCTCCAGTAACTCTTACCGATAACCTCTAGAAAGAAAGGTACAGTTGTTTTTGGGCGCGTACGGTGTGCGGCATTGTGTACGGCTCGTCGAATAAGCCTGCTAGTATTTCACCGTTTGCGATACGATAGGATACGGACCCGGATACGACACGACACAACACGAGAcgaggacgagacgagacgagacgacaCAGTACGTCACATACGGTGCACCTACTACGCACCAACCGTGTTGTACCTACCTGTACGATTGCTGCCAACAGGGCTACGACTTCGAGAATAACTTCTGCTATAACTTCGACGATTGCCGCGACCGTTGTGCTCCCTGCTGTGACTTCGACTTCTGCTTCTCGAGTAACTGCGATCCTTTCCGTTCCGACCGCCGCCCCTCGATCGCCATCGATTCCTTCCGCCTAAACGAGCAGTTTTCCAATGTCATTCAATGAACGTTCGCGCaacaatgaaattttaataaccGATTCTCGCAACCCTTCTCGGGCTATTTTAatggtttattattatttttttttgccTGAAAAGAGAGAATCTCGCAAGGCAAGGTACCTCTGTGTCTCCCGTATCCACCGGTTTTACTATCTGCAAGCTCCAGCAACTTTGGATTTATAACTTGATTCGCTTCTTTCAGTACCTGGATAAGGTCGTTGGCCTTGTTCGAGTTGTTCGGCGTGAAAAATGTATAAGCTGTACCGGTTTTTTGACGACGACCCGTTCGACCGATTCGGTGAACGTAATCCTCCGAACAGGAGGGATAGTCAAAATTGATGACAAACTTGACGTCTTCAACGTCTGAAATAAAGCACACGTATTAGCTGTGTTGGTTTCCGGAGATCTCCTGCCTGTCTTACGGACAGACGTTCGATTCGGATAGTTCCGATGTAACGCggtacaatataataataatctaaTATAATGATATAATATAGTTTAGTTTAGTTAAGTTTAGTTTAGTTAAGTTTAGTTTAGTTTGGTATAGTATAGTAAAGTAAAGTATAGTATAGTACAGTATAGTAGAGTAAAATAgagtatagtataatatacagggtgtcccaaaattccttcaacagccggaaatgggaggttcctgagatcatttgaagcaacattttcctttgcaaaaatgttatccgcggctttgtttaggagttattaacgaaaaacacggaccaatcagagcgcgacctagacgcgagttggcacagtcggccaatcgacagttggcgcgctatgactactgtgccaactcgtgtctaggtcgcgctctgattggtcagtgtttttcgttaataactcctaaacaaagccgcggataacatttttgcaaaggaaaatgtcgcttgaaatggtctcaggaaccaccccctttcgggaagttcacgaattttgggacatcctgtatagtgTATAGgaaatgtatattatatatgtatattataattcGATCGTGAATTGTAAATCAAATGATACTGTGGTAACACACTCTCCAAACGCAGTAACGATGGTGAACGAATCGATTGTACTCTACTCTATCGCTTACAGTTTTCAGTCAGGATTTATACGAATATTTGTACGAACATTTCACGAAAGAGAAACCAAATCGACTACTGGTTTAGAGAGCGTTTTCACAAACACGAGCATAAAGCTCTGAAACAAAGAAATGTTCTCGCACAATGACAATCCTGGTTCCCATTCTACCTTTTCAACTCTTAGCAAAATTTCTAGACGTGTTCGGCGCACCAGTCGCGCAAGAGAACTAAAAAAAACGGAACCAGAATTGATATAGAACACAACCTAATCGATACGATAGTTAGTAGTAGATACAAGAGATGAGTGTGTAATGAGACACGGTTTTCACGATGGATGAACGAGGATAGAACTAGTAGTGTGTAAAACTTACGAAATGGCATTCGGTGTTGCTTAAGCTGCGAGATGCTTAAATCATTTCTATTTTTCAAATGAATAACGAAAGAAAGTGAGAGAACTCGTTTTCTGGTAATTGCTTGTCGCAGCTTACGGAACACTATGCTGTGTTTTGCTTGTGTGAGAAATTATGTACGCGCAGAGTCTTGTAGAAAATGTATATGCTACTTTGACGAAGCAagtgttattactagacagcggatctttatacgtTCATAGCAAGAATcagtaggcgtaatttaaaacagaaaacatattataaaaatttaaagatactgttaCATTGTTTTGCGTAGAGATTCGCTGTCCACTTGTTAGATTTTTCTGAAGCGACTGTTGTTTCTGTACGTACATACTTTTTCTAATCGACTCTGAGACTGTGTTTGCGGTGTGTATGTATGCGTCTACACACACATACGCTGCACCACATAtgtgtatatacgtatatatgcatatatataaacatatacatatggatatatagatatttatatatatatatgtatagatagaTAGATGGATGTGATGTAACTGTGTAGGTGTGTGGGTTGTGTAGGTGTGTAGGTGTATAGATATAGCAATGAATTGAAGATTACTGTTATACTAAAATTAGGCAGTGGGTGAGTGTCGCTAGCAACGTACGGGCAGGGCCTGGCTGTTTGCGCTCGCTCCAGCTACAGCCTCCGCCACTCTGTTGCTACAGGGCACGCTTAGAGAGGCTCTGGCATCAGCTACCATGCCACCGCCTCATTGGACCGTTGTTGGGTCTGATTAGCTTGAGCGGCCAGCGCAGGGGATTCTATTCTGGCAACAACGACTTGGCCAGCCCAGATGGCGTACAGCGTAGCGTAGAACTGATATCCAGTATGTAGGAGGTAAAGTCGATCCCGATTTGGCCCAGACTGGCCCTTCACGGAATTGACGTATAGAGGCACGGCGTCGCAGCCAGCGCAGACAATGCAAACCAGTGCACCACCGAACAAAACAGGCGGCGGGCACCCCCAATTTGCTTTGCATTACCCGGCGTGGGCCTGCGCGCAATGTGCCTCTGCAATACAAACAAAGATCCAACCGCGTTAGCTTACATGCTCACTTCGATGGCTTTCTGTGTGTTGATCAATGTATATCAATTGTTCTATTAGATTgtatttattgttttaaattttcactctCACTAACCTCCCTCCGTCCCTACCCACCTCCATTTTCCCCCTTTTCCCTTTTGTAATATACTCAATGAAACTCTACTCTCGACCCTTCACCATTCATTTTCCTTTCCCGTTTCCATTTTCATTTTCACTTTTGCTTTTTcgcttgttcttttttttttcttttcgataaAATCTCAATAGACTCTCGGAGTCTAGTCGAGCAGACCACGAAGCAATTTTCGGCAAGCTGGAATTTACGACGATACTGTTCTCTCGATCTTCTTCATCGAATACAAACGAATCGAATAACCGCGTTGCTTGCCGACCGTTCGAAACATGATACGAATATTTTCTCGGATTCTCGCGTTCAAATTGCTCAACATATTTCGATTAGGTACCTACAGCAAAAATGTGAGGAAGCAAAGAAACACAGGTATTAGAATCGTTAAATGAACCACGTTATGCTTTCAGAATGTCGTATACGTGTATCTTTTGATTCGAATCGAGCGCGAGATGTTCCGCAAATTTTACATTTACATAGTACATTGTAATTACACATTGAGATCGCGCGGTACGTTCGTCGTATTTGTGATCATTCGGCAACGTTTGGCAATCGTCCGGAACGTAacgggaaagaaaaagaaaaagaataagagaaagaaaaaagaaaaacgaataaaCAGATGCACAAATAAACAACcggacaaataaataaaaagaatcaaGTACCCGTTAGTATCATTTTTCGTATATGCGAGTGGTTTGTAGCAGAGGTAATCTGTTTGCTTGTATCGAGCGATCGTATTACCGTTTCGGCACATAAAGTGGTCCAAGTCTCTAAATCAACGCGTATGCAACGAAACCTTGTTCCGCGTCTAAACATGAAACCAAAGCGAACACTTCTAGCACGTGTTCGGCTTACTCGGTTACCTTCTAGCGGTGACGTTAAAAGATTCGAAAAGCTTTCCATCGGAACAAGATGCGTTGCGTGCGACAGAAATTATTAAGCACAAATCAAATTTGTAGAGGAACGTGATtcgtaaaatatttcattctccGTACCAAAGGAAAATGAGCAACGATGCTTGATCTTAGAGTTTCATTATATTGCAACGAAATATCTTACTTACCAAGACCGCGAGCAGCAACGTCTGTTGCAACAAGAATTGGAGCTTTTCCCGATCTAAAATCTGAAAAGTGATACGATCCGTTAAAAAAATGCTGTTGCAACCTTAACAATGGCCACTGGTCATAGTTATACTTCGTGTTCCACTCACCTTGTAAAACCCAATCCCTTTCTTGCTGTGTCTTATCGCCGTGTATACAAACGGCAGGCCAGCCGTCTCTCTTCATTTTCCTAGCTATTTCGTCCACTCTGCGTTTCGTTTCGATAAACACTATCGTTTTGTTTTCACTTTCCGCCATTATTtctttcagtagtgtatttaaTCTACGAACAGAAGAAACAGCGATAACGATCGAGTCGAAAGTATAATATTTGAACGGGTATCCTCGACGGCTTACTTGTTCTCTTTCTCGTAATCTTGACAAACGTCGATGATTTGTAATATGTTATGATTAGCAGCTAACTGCAGGGAACCGACATTGATCTGAGCGTAGTCTTTTAAGAAATCCTCCGCTAAATTTTTCACCTCTTTCGGCCATGTGGCGGACCACATCAACGTTTGCCGATCTGGTCTGATTTGTTcgataatttttctaatttgaGGCTCGAATCCCATGTCCAACATTCTGTCTGCTTCGTCGAGTACCAAATAGGTGCATCTTTTCAAGTTTGTACGATCGGATTCCAGGAAATCCAACAATCTACCCGGCGTGGCTATAACGATCTCCACGCCGCCGTCCAAATCCCTGGCTTGCGTGCCTTTCGGGGCGCCACCGTACAAACACGTGTTCCTAATACTCGACGAATGTCCGAAATCATCTGCGACTTGTTGTATTTGTTGCGCGAGCTCTCTGGTAGGAGCTAACACCAACGCGATAGGTCCATCCTTGCGGCCTAACTTCGGTTGACTGTTGATATGCACGATGGCTGGCAATATGTAAGACAATGTTTTTCCAGATCCTGTCGAAGCAATTCCAACCATGTCTCTTCCACTTAAAGCAATCGGCCAGCCTTGCGCTTGGATAGATGTAGGCTCGGTGAAACCTTGCCGCCTGGAAAGTAGCAAACGACTGTTTAGATACAAgaaatacaagaaatagaagaaaAACAAGAAATACTCGCTTAATCTCCTTTAGAACATAGTCCGGGAAGCCTGTTTCTTCGAAGGTGAACACAGGATTCGGTATACTCTTTCCTTTCAGCGTAATCTCTTTCTCGCTTCTGTATTGCTCGACTATTCGCAGGTCACGATTCTGAACAGACTCGTGAGGTATATAGAAGTCTTTCTTGAACGGTTCCAGTCTGCTTAGATCCCAGCGTGGCTTTCTCAAGTTTGCTCCAGGCTGGCCACGACTGTTTCTTCCACCTCCTCGATCGCGTCCACCGCTGCCACCCCAGCTTCTTCTGTCTCGTGGAGATCTACTGCGAGACCTTGTGCGCGATCTACGTCTCCTATCTCGATCGCGACTCCGACTGTAATTAATCGCATCGCAGTTGTAATATGCAGCGTGGAACGTCATCGTTCCACCAGAAACGACTCGAATCCTTGAATCACACGTACTACCGACCCTAATCGGTCGTCTAGTATGATACACCTGGTGGTACGCTGTACGACTCGACACGCGAGATTCCTATCAAACTCGTAGGATCGAAGAAACATAGAAGGTTATACAAGATCGATCGACGTAGCATCTTCGAAAGTACTTCCGATCAACATTGTTTTCGCTTTTACGCGTCCTTTCGTATACAGACGTGAAGGCGGCCTCAATTCAATGGAATTTTTCCAAGACGTACGCGTTCAGTACCACCGAATACATCGAGCATATTGATAACACGTACTCCACAGGCATCGTACAAATATACGCGCATGGCTGGCTTACCTTCTGTAACGACCCATATTCAATTTCTCCTCGGTTTCCCTCTTCTTCTAATCGAACGTTGTGTACTACTGGTAATAGTAATAGTTACTCGAACACAAAAAAAGCCGCGAGATACCATGTAACTTGAAAAACTTGAATCCAATCAGAAGACGCAAATGAAAGCGGCTACTACGCCGCGAACCAGGCGATTGCAAGAAGGGTGGACGGTATCGAGAAATTGGAACGCATGCGCAACACCAAATTGGATTTCATCAAGTTTCATTGGTTTCATCGAGAAGTGGCAATTTCTGAAGAACGATGAACAAAAAGACTTTGATCGAAACGATCGAATACACGTCGAAAAAAGCGTGACTGTGAGAGAGACTTCTTCGCCAAGTTACAGGTATAACTTATTTATCGGTGCAAAGTTGAATGCAATTAGAGTAAAATGCTCGTGCTACGACAGTTTCGTTTTCTAAAAGAATGTTTTAAAGTATA
This genomic stretch from Lasioglossum baleicum chromosome 13, iyLasBale1, whole genome shotgun sequence harbors:
- the LOC143214889 gene encoding putative ATP-dependent RNA helicase DDX5 isoform X2, with protein sequence MGRYRSRSRDRDRRRRSRTRSRSRSPRDRRSWGGSGGRDRGGGRNSRGQPGANLRKPRWDLSRLEPFKKDFYIPHESVQNRDLRIVEQYRSEKEITLKGKSIPNPVFTFEETGFPDYVLKEIKRQGFTEPTSIQAQGWPIALSGRDMVGIASTGSGKTLSYILPAIVHINSQPKLGRKDGPIALVLAPTRELAQQIQQVADDFGHSSSIRNTCLYGGAPKGTQARDLDGGVEIVIATPGRLLDFLESDRTNLKRCTYLVLDEADRMLDMGFEPQIRKIIEQIRPDRQTLMWSATWPKEVKNLAEDFLKDYAQINVGSLQLAANHNILQIIDVCQDYEKENKLNTLLKEIMAESENKTIVFIETKRRVDEIARKMKRDGWPAVCIHGDKTQQERDWVLQDFRSGKAPILVATDVAARGLDVEDVKFVINFDYPSCSEDYVHRIGRTGRRQKTGTAYTFFTPNNSNKANDLIQVLKEANQVINPKLLELADSKTGGYGRHRGGRNRWRSRGGGRNGKDRSYSRSRSRSHSREHNGRGNRRSYSRSYSRSRSPVGSNRTGLL
- the LOC143214889 gene encoding putative ATP-dependent RNA helicase DDX5 isoform X1, with the protein product MGRYRSRSRDRDRRRRSRTRSRSRSPRDRRSWGGSGGRDRGGGRNSRGQPGANLRKPRWDLSRLEPFKKDFYIPHESVQNRDLRIVEQYRSEKEITLKGKSIPNPVFTFEETGFPDYVLKEIKRQGFTEPTSIQAQGWPIALSGRDMVGIASTGSGKTLSYILPAIVHINSQPKLGRKDGPIALVLAPTRELAQQIQQVADDFGHSSSIRNTCLYGGAPKGTQARDLDGGVEIVIATPGRLLDFLESDRTNLKRCTYLVLDEADRMLDMGFEPQIRKIIEQIRPDRQTLMWSATWPKEVKNLAEDFLKDYAQINVGSLQLAANHNILQIIDVCQDYEKENKLNTLLKEIMAESENKTIVFIETKRRVDEIARKMKRDGWPAVCIHGDKTQQERDWVLQDFRSGKAPILVATDVAARGLDVEDVKFVINFDYPSCSEDYVHRIGRTGRRQKTGTAYTFFTPNNSNKANDLIQVLKEANQVINPKLLELADSKTGGYGRHRGGRNRWRSRGGGRNGKDRSYSRSRSRSHSREHNGRGNRRSYSRSYSRSRSPVGSNRTEVIGKSYWSSER